One window from the genome of Pseudonocardia hierapolitana encodes:
- a CDS encoding xanthine dehydrogenase family protein molybdopterin-binding subunit, whose protein sequence is MSIMGTRVVRTEDPVFLSRGATYTDDLTDERLTGALHLTLVRSPLAHGRITGIDVEAAKAAPGVVGVFTAADLDFGPALLFPAANKAMVRPFLATDRVRFVGEPVAAVLTEHPYQGQDAAELVEVDYDPLPAVIGLKEALSDDVVLFDDAGTNLALTFEDGPFDDHLFDDCEVVVTREIVNQRLAAAPLETRAAAAVWGDDGRLTLFASSQNAQMARDEVAGWLGIDASQVHVILPDVGGGFGAKIGADPTFALVAWLAKQVGRPVRWTETRSENMTGMVQGRAQLQTLTIGGRRDGTVLAYRLDVLADAGGYPAIGTFLPFFTRQMAPGVYDIPKVESRARVLVTTATPTGAYRGAGRPEATAAIERAMDLFAAEIGMDPAEVRKRNVVAPDKFPFTTKGGAVYDTGEYAKAIDRVLEAAGYAELRAEQAARRERGDTVQLGIGVSAYVEITGGGEFREDASVEVHADGTVTVLTGTSPHGQGHATAWAMLASEHLGIPIEKITVKHGDTDLIPRGVGTMGSRSLQTGGVAVYQAAGQLVEIAKQRAADLLEASVEDLEVADGRVTVKGTGTGVDLAELAAKEKLRVDTAFDSGAATFPFGAHVAVVEVDVESGKAVVDRIVTVDDAGPVLNPLLAEGQRHGGIAQGISQALLEEVVYDADGNPLTATFADYGFPSAAELPSFTLVNMETPTPLNPIGAKGIGEAGTIGATPAVQSAVVDAVSHLGVRHIDIPTTPLRVWEAIQAAGGAK, encoded by the coding sequence ATGAGCATCATGGGCACGCGCGTGGTCCGCACAGAGGATCCGGTGTTCCTCTCGAGGGGCGCGACGTACACCGACGACCTGACCGACGAGCGGTTGACCGGTGCACTGCACCTCACGCTCGTGCGGTCCCCGCTGGCACACGGCCGGATCACCGGGATCGACGTCGAGGCGGCCAAGGCCGCGCCCGGCGTCGTCGGGGTGTTCACGGCCGCCGACCTCGACTTCGGGCCGGCACTGCTGTTCCCGGCGGCGAACAAGGCGATGGTCCGGCCGTTCCTGGCCACCGACCGGGTGCGTTTCGTGGGGGAGCCGGTCGCGGCCGTCCTCACCGAGCATCCGTACCAGGGCCAGGACGCTGCCGAGCTGGTGGAGGTCGACTACGACCCGCTGCCGGCCGTGATCGGACTGAAGGAGGCGCTGTCCGACGACGTCGTCCTGTTCGACGACGCCGGCACCAACCTCGCGCTGACGTTCGAGGACGGGCCGTTCGACGACCACCTCTTCGACGACTGCGAGGTCGTGGTCACGCGCGAGATCGTGAACCAGCGCCTCGCCGCCGCCCCCCTCGAGACGCGGGCCGCCGCCGCCGTGTGGGGCGACGACGGGCGGCTCACGCTGTTCGCCTCCTCGCAGAACGCGCAGATGGCCCGCGACGAGGTGGCGGGCTGGCTCGGCATCGATGCATCCCAGGTCCACGTGATCCTGCCGGACGTCGGCGGCGGGTTCGGCGCGAAGATCGGGGCCGACCCGACGTTCGCACTGGTCGCGTGGCTCGCCAAGCAGGTCGGACGTCCCGTCCGCTGGACGGAGACCCGCTCGGAGAACATGACCGGGATGGTGCAGGGCCGCGCCCAGCTGCAGACCCTGACGATCGGCGGGCGCCGCGACGGCACCGTCCTCGCCTACCGCCTCGACGTGCTCGCCGACGCGGGCGGCTACCCGGCGATCGGCACGTTCCTCCCGTTCTTCACGCGGCAGATGGCTCCGGGCGTCTACGACATCCCCAAGGTCGAGTCGCGGGCACGGGTGCTCGTCACGACGGCCACGCCCACCGGCGCCTACCGCGGCGCGGGCCGTCCGGAGGCCACCGCGGCGATCGAGCGGGCGATGGACCTGTTCGCGGCCGAGATCGGCATGGACCCGGCCGAGGTGCGCAAGCGCAACGTGGTGGCGCCGGACAAGTTCCCGTTCACCACGAAGGGCGGCGCCGTCTACGACACCGGCGAGTACGCCAAGGCGATCGACCGGGTGCTCGAGGCGGCCGGGTACGCCGAGCTGCGGGCCGAGCAGGCCGCTCGGCGGGAGCGCGGCGACACCGTGCAGCTCGGCATCGGCGTCTCCGCGTACGTCGAGATCACCGGCGGCGGCGAGTTCCGCGAGGATGCCTCGGTCGAGGTGCACGCCGACGGAACCGTGACCGTGCTCACCGGGACGTCTCCACACGGTCAGGGCCACGCGACGGCGTGGGCGATGCTCGCGAGCGAGCACCTCGGCATCCCGATCGAGAAGATCACCGTCAAGCACGGCGACACCGACCTGATCCCGCGCGGCGTGGGCACGATGGGCTCCCGGAGTCTGCAGACCGGTGGGGTCGCGGTGTACCAGGCGGCCGGCCAGCTGGTGGAGATCGCCAAGCAGCGCGCGGCCGACCTGCTCGAGGCGAGCGTCGAGGACCTCGAGGTCGCCGACGGCCGGGTGACCGTGAAGGGCACCGGCACCGGCGTGGACCTCGCCGAGCTGGCCGCGAAGGAGAAGCTGCGCGTCGACACCGCGTTCGACAGCGGGGCAGCGACGTTCCCGTTCGGCGCGCACGTCGCGGTGGTCGAGGTCGACGTCGAGTCGGGCAAGGCGGTGGTCGACCGGATCGTCACGGTCGACGACGCGGGCCCGGTGCTCAACCCGCTCCTCGCGGAGGGCCAGCGCCACGGCGGCATCGCGCAGGGCATCTCGCAGGCCCTGCTCGAGGAGGTCGTCTACGACGCCGACGGCAACCCGCTCACCGCGACGTTCGCCGACTACGGGTTCCCGTCCGCGGCCGAGCTGCCGAGCTTCACGCTCGTGAACATGGAGACGCCCACGCCGCTCAACCCGATCGGCGCGAAGGGCATCGGCGAAGCCGGCACGATCGGCGCCACCCCCGCCGTGCAGAGCGCGGTGGTCGACGCCGTGTCCCATCTCGGCGTCCGCCACATCGACATACCGACCACCCCGCTGCGGGTCTGGGAGGCCATCCAGGCCGCCGGAGGCGCGAAATGA
- a CDS encoding (2Fe-2S)-binding protein, with product MTEKVQITVNGEPTSAEVEPRLLLVHYLRDVIGLKATNIGCDTTSCGACTVLLDGESVKSCTVLAVQADQQSVTTMEGLSPDPEHLHPVAAAFHAEHGLQCGFCTPGMVMAAVGLLSENPQPSEREVREGLEGNLCRCTGYHNIVRAVLAAAGKDPAEAEDSPAELTAPGFSTGSPA from the coding sequence ATGACAGAGAAGGTCCAGATCACCGTCAACGGCGAGCCGACCAGTGCCGAGGTCGAGCCGCGCCTGCTCCTCGTGCACTACCTGCGCGATGTGATCGGGCTCAAGGCCACCAACATCGGCTGCGACACCACGTCCTGCGGCGCGTGCACCGTGCTGCTCGACGGCGAGTCGGTGAAGTCGTGCACGGTGCTCGCCGTCCAGGCCGACCAGCAGTCGGTCACCACGATGGAGGGGCTCTCGCCCGACCCGGAGCACCTGCACCCGGTGGCCGCGGCGTTCCACGCCGAGCACGGCCTGCAGTGCGGCTTCTGCACGCCGGGCATGGTGATGGCCGCCGTCGGGCTGCTCTCGGAGAACCCGCAGCCGTCCGAGCGGGAGGTGCGCGAGGGCCTCGAGGGCAACCTCTGCCGCTGCACCGGCTACCACAACATCGTCCGGGCCGTGCTCGCCGCGGCGGGGAAGGACCCGGCGGAGGCCGAGGACTCGCCCGCCGAGCTCACCGCGCCCGGCTTCTCCACCGGGAGCCCCGCATGA
- a CDS encoding FAD binding domain-containing protein has product MIPVGFAYARPESVDGVLALLEEHGEDATLLAGGHSLLPVMKLRLAAPELVIDIGKLADLQYIRVDGDEVAIGAGTRHSTVETSDVLAAECPLLPAVARTVGDPQVRHRGTLGGSLAHADPASDLPAAVLALGGTVVLRSPRGERQVPITGFYTGVFSSVKEPDELIVEIRVPRTGGAGWAYEKFTRRANDWAIVGVAVVDGRVGLVNMGPTPLRASQTEAALADGASIEEAAALAAERTEPPTDTGATAEYRRHLARVLTRRALTTAANG; this is encoded by the coding sequence ATGATCCCCGTCGGATTCGCCTACGCGCGTCCCGAGTCGGTGGACGGGGTCCTCGCCCTGCTGGAGGAGCACGGCGAGGACGCCACGCTGCTCGCGGGGGGCCACTCGCTGCTCCCGGTCATGAAGCTGCGGCTGGCAGCGCCCGAGCTGGTGATCGACATCGGCAAGCTGGCCGACCTGCAATACATCCGGGTCGACGGCGACGAGGTCGCGATCGGCGCAGGCACGCGGCACAGCACCGTCGAGACCTCGGACGTGCTGGCGGCCGAGTGCCCGCTGTTGCCGGCCGTCGCGCGCACGGTGGGCGACCCGCAGGTGCGCCACCGCGGCACGCTCGGCGGCTCGCTCGCCCACGCCGACCCGGCGTCCGACCTCCCCGCCGCCGTGCTCGCGCTCGGCGGCACGGTGGTGCTGCGCAGCCCGCGGGGCGAGCGGCAGGTGCCGATCACCGGCTTCTACACCGGCGTGTTCTCGTCGGTGAAGGAGCCCGACGAGCTGATCGTCGAGATCCGGGTGCCGCGCACGGGCGGAGCGGGCTGGGCGTACGAGAAGTTCACCCGGCGCGCCAACGACTGGGCGATCGTCGGGGTCGCGGTCGTCGACGGCCGGGTGGGACTGGTGAACATGGGCCCCACCCCGCTGCGGGCCTCGCAGACCGAGGCTGCGCTCGCCGACGGCGCTTCCATCGAGGAGGCCGCCGCGCTCGCCGCCGAGCGCACCGAGCCGCCCACGGATACCGGGGCTACCGCGGAGTACCGGCGTCACCTCGCACGCGTGCTCACCCGCCGGGCACTCACCACTGCCGCCAACGGGTGA
- a CDS encoding serine/threonine-protein kinase — MAPDEAAAFGDAPRVVAGRYELGPVLGAGSSAVVHRARDLRRGVEVAIKCFRPGGSERDLRQQRQEMALLARLDHPGLVRLHDGGLVDDCPFVVTDLVEGPTLAQRIASGPPLAPGPVRRLGAHLADALAYVHAVGIVHRDVKPANVLLGNGGRPRLADFGIARALEATAATADGCVVGTAAYLAPEQVRGERVAPATDVYALGLVLLEALTGRREYPGAAVESATARLYRSPAVPEGLPAGLSTVLNAMMQDDPRRRPPAAAVAAALSADPASPAASLALRSSARSRVVNHGRHRLGRPGTRPVSRIALAALTAIVAMVSVAAAPSAPRTAAADLRDPIKLSAKVR, encoded by the coding sequence ATGGCCCCCGACGAGGCTGCTGCGTTCGGCGACGCTCCCCGCGTCGTCGCCGGCCGCTACGAGCTCGGGCCCGTGCTCGGCGCCGGTTCGTCCGCCGTCGTGCACCGGGCCCGTGACCTGCGGCGCGGTGTCGAGGTAGCGATCAAGTGCTTCCGGCCGGGCGGGTCGGAGCGAGATCTGAGGCAGCAGCGCCAGGAGATGGCGCTGCTGGCACGGCTGGACCATCCGGGGCTCGTCCGGTTGCACGACGGCGGGCTGGTGGACGACTGCCCGTTCGTCGTCACGGACCTGGTCGAGGGGCCGACCCTCGCCCAGCGGATCGCCTCCGGCCCGCCGCTCGCCCCTGGCCCGGTGCGCCGGCTCGGTGCCCACCTCGCCGACGCGCTGGCCTACGTGCACGCGGTGGGCATCGTGCACCGCGACGTCAAGCCGGCCAACGTCCTGCTCGGCAACGGAGGGCGTCCGCGCCTGGCCGACTTCGGCATCGCCCGCGCCCTCGAGGCCACCGCGGCCACCGCCGACGGCTGCGTCGTGGGCACCGCCGCCTACCTGGCTCCCGAGCAGGTCCGCGGGGAGCGCGTGGCGCCGGCCACCGACGTCTACGCGCTCGGTCTCGTGCTGCTGGAGGCGCTCACCGGGCGGCGGGAGTACCCCGGTGCGGCGGTCGAGTCGGCCACCGCGCGGCTGTACCGCTCCCCGGCGGTGCCCGAGGGGCTGCCCGCCGGGCTCAGCACCGTCCTGAACGCGATGATGCAGGACGATCCGCGTCGCAGGCCTCCCGCCGCCGCCGTCGCGGCCGCCCTCTCGGCCGACCCGGCCTCGCCGGCCGCGTCGCTGGCACTCCGGTCGTCGGCGCGGTCCCGGGTCGTCAACCACGGGCGCCACCGCCTGGGCCGTCCGGGCACGCGGCCGGTCTCGCGCATCGCGCTCGCGGCCCTCACCGCGATCGTCGCGATGGTCTCCGTGGCCGCCGCCCCCTCGGCCCCCCGCACGGCGGCAGCGGATCTCCGCGACCCGATCAAGCTCTCCGCAAAGGTCCGCTGA
- a CDS encoding PepSY-like domain-containing protein, with product MITRAARILSVMAATLVVTGATGCSAAPSPVQQAFQQRYPGAEPVTWERQPYGWEAAFGGDDGAFEAEFDSSGQWLETEVEVVDGAGFPAPVREAVRGTAGGVVEKWEIEVTPAGEFYEIEISGSDGEYYFDAAGRQVQNRYEDA from the coding sequence GTGATCACCCGAGCCGCTCGCATCCTGTCGGTCATGGCGGCCACGCTGGTCGTCACCGGCGCGACGGGCTGCAGCGCCGCACCCTCGCCCGTCCAGCAGGCCTTCCAGCAGCGGTATCCGGGCGCCGAGCCGGTGACGTGGGAGCGGCAGCCCTACGGCTGGGAGGCCGCCTTCGGCGGTGACGACGGGGCGTTCGAGGCCGAGTTCGACTCCTCCGGGCAGTGGCTGGAGACGGAGGTCGAGGTCGTCGACGGCGCGGGCTTCCCGGCTCCTGTCCGCGAGGCCGTGCGGGGCACGGCCGGCGGGGTGGTCGAGAAGTGGGAGATCGAGGTCACGCCGGCGGGCGAGTTCTACGAGATCGAGATCTCCGGTTCGGACGGCGAGTACTACTTCGACGCCGCGGGGCGGCAGGTGCAGAACCGGTACGAGGACGCCTGA
- a CDS encoding dihydrofolate reductase family protein — MTKVIADISMSLDGYVTAPGADEEHGLGIGGEAIHAWVLEEPRSPVDEAVLARSFDQTGAVVMGRRLFDVVDGPHGWNDDVGYGYDQDQSAAPPCFVVTHAPPAQVRLASRFRFVTEGVAAAIDQARAAGGKDVFVMGGANVIDQSLAAGLVDELRIHLSPLLLGGGTRLFDLVGPTTLVQHRVAAGDASHLRGRRGPGRRPTGSPEMSALRRPRTGSAPAAPRRRSSTRRPNRRSRSRRTRPPA, encoded by the coding sequence ATGACCAAGGTGATCGCCGACATCTCGATGTCGCTGGACGGATATGTCACCGCACCCGGCGCGGACGAGGAGCACGGTCTCGGGATCGGCGGCGAGGCGATCCACGCGTGGGTGCTCGAGGAGCCCCGCTCTCCCGTCGACGAAGCGGTACTGGCCCGCAGCTTCGACCAGACCGGCGCGGTGGTGATGGGGCGGCGGCTGTTCGACGTCGTGGACGGGCCGCACGGCTGGAACGACGACGTCGGGTACGGGTACGACCAGGACCAGTCGGCTGCACCGCCGTGCTTCGTCGTCACCCACGCGCCGCCTGCCCAGGTGCGGCTCGCGTCCCGGTTCCGGTTCGTGACCGAAGGGGTGGCGGCCGCGATCGACCAGGCGCGGGCGGCTGGCGGCAAGGACGTCTTCGTCATGGGCGGCGCGAACGTCATCGACCAGAGCCTCGCGGCCGGGCTGGTCGACGAGCTCCGCATCCACCTGTCCCCGCTGTTGCTCGGCGGTGGCACGCGGCTGTTCGACCTCGTCGGCCCGACGACGCTGGTCCAGCACCGAGTCGCCGCGGGCGACGCATCTCACCTTCGAGGTCGTCGAGGACCAGGCAGACGACCGACCGGCTCACCCGAGATGAGCGCGCTCAGGCGTCCTCGTACCGGTTCTGCACCTGCCGCCCCGCGGCGTCGAAGTAGTACTCGCCGTCCGAACCGGAGATCTCGATCTCGTAGAACTCGCCCGCCGGCGTGA
- a CDS encoding HNH endonuclease signature motif containing protein gives MSIGSDTSGGMSCRSFSLPTPLQAIPLDDLESELLGLAGHIAAAECRFLQLLAEFDQRNGWAGDGIRSCAHWLSWRAGMNLRTAAERLRVAHALRNLPRIREAFAAGQLSYSKVRAITRITGSDTATLTRLAAEIAAGESDLRHTTVADPDTAEQVLRNLARHGTASHVETVVRAVRRRHTPPADHAVRRSLSWQWDEDGSLVLRARLTPDEGAALVASIEALVPARTPVAHPVTPSPDDVDERALEQEPGPAVDRVAARRVDALLTLVNGHAESESAPVVERGKARVIVHLDASTGTARLDDGPEVPASTAERLACDARVQVLLNDRTSNRMYLGRNRRLATPAQIAALTVRDGEGCQFPGCTHTRHLHAHHVVPWWLGGRTDVDNLILICSFHHRLIHDHGYRIRRLPGRWEFRRPDGTPIPAIPTPLTGNTESLFEMHTRAWLQIDHTTLTPDWYGDRLDPDPILDALLPRRIRTAA, from the coding sequence TTGAGCATTGGCTCCGACACCTCGGGAGGTATGTCGTGTCGATCATTTTCGCTCCCCACCCCACTGCAGGCCATACCCCTCGACGACCTGGAATCCGAACTGCTCGGCCTGGCCGGGCACATCGCCGCTGCCGAATGCCGATTCCTGCAACTGCTGGCCGAGTTCGATCAGCGCAACGGCTGGGCCGGTGACGGGATCCGCTCCTGTGCGCACTGGCTGTCCTGGCGGGCCGGGATGAACCTGCGCACCGCCGCCGAACGCCTCCGCGTCGCGCACGCCCTGCGCAACCTGCCGCGCATCCGTGAGGCGTTCGCCGCCGGCCAGCTCTCCTACTCCAAGGTCCGGGCCATCACCCGGATCACCGGGTCCGACACCGCGACCCTGACCCGCCTCGCCGCCGAGATCGCCGCCGGTGAATCCGACCTGCGGCACACCACGGTGGCCGACCCGGACACCGCCGAGCAGGTGCTGCGCAACCTGGCGCGGCACGGCACGGCCAGCCACGTGGAGACCGTGGTCCGGGCGGTGCGGCGCCGCCACACCCCACCCGCCGACCACGCCGTGCGGCGGTCGCTGTCCTGGCAGTGGGACGAGGACGGGTCGCTGGTCCTGCGCGCCCGCCTCACCCCCGACGAAGGCGCCGCCCTGGTCGCCTCGATCGAAGCCCTGGTGCCAGCCCGCACCCCGGTCGCCCACCCGGTCACACCCTCACCCGACGACGTGGACGAGCGGGCGCTGGAGCAAGAGCCTGGGCCGGCGGTGGATCGGGTGGCCGCCCGCCGCGTGGACGCGCTGCTCACCCTGGTCAATGGCCACGCCGAGTCGGAGTCGGCCCCGGTCGTGGAGCGCGGTAAGGCGCGGGTGATCGTGCACCTCGACGCCAGCACCGGCACCGCCCGCCTCGACGACGGGCCCGAGGTCCCCGCTTCGACCGCCGAGCGGCTGGCTTGTGACGCCCGGGTGCAGGTGCTGCTGAACGATCGCACGTCGAACCGGATGTATCTGGGGCGCAACCGGCGCCTGGCCACCCCGGCGCAGATCGCGGCGTTGACCGTGCGGGATGGGGAGGGGTGTCAGTTCCCCGGCTGCACCCACACCCGGCATCTGCACGCCCACCACGTCGTCCCCTGGTGGCTGGGCGGCCGCACGGATGTCGACAACCTGATCCTGATCTGCTCCTTCCACCACCGCCTCATCCACGACCACGGCTACCGCATCCGCCGACTGCCCGGCCGGTGGGAGTTCCGCCGACCCGATGGCACCCCGATCCCGGCCATCCCAACGCCGTTGACCGGCAACACCGAAAGCCTCTTCGAAATGCACACCCGCGCCTGGCTACAGATCGACCACACCACCCTCACCCCCGACTGGTACGGCGACCGCCTCGACCCGGACCCCATCCTGGACGCCCTGCTCCCCCGCCGGATCCGCACGGCCGCGTGA
- a CDS encoding response regulator transcription factor, with the protein MNAGPVRVVVADDQAAIRTGLVMILDSAPDIEVVGEAADGLAAVSMARDRKPDVVLMDIRMPGIDGIEATRRLIGESVCEVLVLTTFDLDEYVDSALAAGAAGFLLKSVEAPALLAAVRAVARGDGVLAPEVTRRVIARLGAPARRPVRPPGFDELTPRELDVLACLGRGLSNAEISAELVITEATTKTHVSRVLTKLGLRSRVQAAIAAQDGGLAD; encoded by the coding sequence GTGAACGCCGGGCCCGTGCGCGTGGTCGTGGCCGACGACCAGGCGGCGATCCGCACGGGGCTGGTGATGATCCTCGACTCCGCCCCGGACATCGAGGTGGTCGGGGAGGCCGCCGACGGGCTCGCCGCCGTGTCCATGGCCCGCGACCGCAAGCCGGACGTCGTGCTGATGGACATCCGGATGCCCGGCATCGACGGCATCGAAGCCACCCGCAGGCTGATCGGGGAATCGGTGTGCGAGGTGCTCGTGCTCACCACCTTCGACCTCGACGAGTACGTCGACTCCGCGCTCGCCGCCGGAGCGGCGGGCTTCCTGCTCAAGTCGGTGGAGGCACCGGCGCTGCTCGCCGCCGTGCGCGCGGTGGCCCGGGGTGACGGCGTGCTCGCGCCCGAGGTCACCCGGCGGGTGATCGCCCGGCTCGGCGCCCCGGCCCGCAGGCCGGTCCGGCCACCCGGCTTCGACGAGCTCACCCCGCGCGAGCTGGACGTGCTCGCCTGCCTGGGCCGGGGCCTGTCCAACGCGGAGATCTCGGCGGAGCTGGTGATCACCGAGGCCACGACGAAGACACACGTCTCGCGGGTCCTCACGAAGCTGGGCCTGCGCTCGCGGGTGCAGGCGGCGATCGCGGCCCAGGACGGTGGTCTGGCCGACTAA
- a CDS encoding sensor histidine kinase: protein MKGWLAGRERWDDALHVVGYFAVGVLLYLMVPDVALRFGDAPLPPVWAVLGLLVVGALGHTQRRVRPVLGLAIALVALFGMVQLSFVPLALMLVLGDLLYCSVLHASRRLSLAVACTAAAVAGGAALVSLVYDGGRAAVLTILNLGLVLAVPVLWGREVRLHRGQADAERERAEQASRMAELDRAAAVAAERARMARDLHDVIAGQLSGIAIQSEAALNLPDADPAVLRRVLQSVRRDSVASLAEMRTMIGLLRADGAGDGDPRTAPAGLDRLGALLESAAGTGLRIEVDDARRGAAELPAAVDLAAFRIVQEALTNAAKHAPGSRVRLHLDHHDGELVIEIENDLVPGARAGGGTGTGLLGLGERADAVGGAVTAGPDGGRWRVRAALPLPAPAGAPR, encoded by the coding sequence GTGAAGGGTTGGCTCGCGGGGCGCGAACGGTGGGACGACGCGCTGCACGTGGTCGGCTACTTCGCGGTCGGCGTGTTGCTGTATCTGATGGTGCCCGACGTCGCACTCCGCTTCGGCGACGCGCCCCTGCCGCCGGTCTGGGCCGTGCTCGGGCTCCTGGTGGTCGGCGCGCTCGGCCACACCCAGCGCCGGGTGCGGCCGGTCCTCGGGCTCGCGATCGCGCTCGTGGCGCTGTTCGGGATGGTGCAGCTGTCGTTCGTGCCGCTCGCGCTGATGCTGGTGCTCGGCGACCTGCTGTACTGCTCGGTCCTCCACGCGTCCCGGCGGCTCAGCTTGGCGGTGGCGTGCACCGCGGCGGCCGTGGCCGGTGGCGCCGCGCTGGTCAGCCTCGTGTACGACGGCGGGCGGGCGGCCGTCCTCACGATCCTCAACCTCGGGCTCGTGCTCGCGGTACCGGTGCTGTGGGGCCGGGAGGTACGCCTGCACCGCGGGCAGGCCGACGCCGAGCGGGAGCGGGCCGAGCAGGCGTCCCGGATGGCCGAGCTCGACCGCGCCGCGGCGGTGGCGGCCGAGCGGGCGCGGATGGCCCGCGACCTGCACGACGTGATCGCGGGGCAGCTCTCCGGCATCGCGATCCAGTCCGAGGCGGCGCTCAACCTGCCGGATGCCGACCCGGCGGTGCTGCGACGGGTGCTGCAGTCGGTGCGCCGCGACAGCGTGGCGTCGCTGGCCGAGATGCGCACGATGATCGGCCTGCTGCGGGCGGACGGCGCGGGCGACGGCGACCCGCGTACCGCGCCCGCCGGGCTCGACCGGCTCGGCGCGCTCCTCGAGTCCGCCGCAGGCACGGGACTGCGGATCGAGGTGGACGACGCGCGCCGCGGCGCGGCCGAGCTGCCGGCCGCGGTGGACCTGGCCGCCTTCCGCATCGTCCAGGAGGCGTTGACGAACGCCGCCAAGCACGCGCCGGGCAGCCGGGTGCGCCTGCACCTGGACCACCACGACGGAGAGCTGGTGATCGAGATCGAGAACGACCTCGTGCCCGGGGCACGGGCCGGTGGGGGCACCGGCACGGGGCTGCTGGGCCTGGGCGAGCGCGCGGACGCCGTGGGCGGCGCCGTCACGGCGGGACCGGACGGCGGCCGCTGGCGCGTGCGTGCCGCGCTGCCCCTGCCTGCTCCGGCCGGAGCGCCCCGGTGA
- a CDS encoding CPBP family intramembrane glutamic endopeptidase, which produces MVIGFVLVAGPLSEEFGWRGYAQPRLRRTLPPGRTAVLLGLVWAAWHVPLFLLTGTTQAETGLDSWETLFFFAAFVPMSYTIWVVSERMRGGVAAAVAVHFASNGAAGLFPTSSTAGALVATAVATVIAVALHVLVGRNGVARCRRAPGRHRRARRRLSPRTTFDRRERRATACSMAA; this is translated from the coding sequence ATGGTGATCGGGTTCGTGCTCGTCGCCGGCCCGCTGTCGGAGGAGTTCGGCTGGCGGGGCTACGCGCAGCCCCGTCTCCGCCGGACGCTCCCGCCGGGGCGGACGGCCGTGCTGCTCGGCCTGGTCTGGGCCGCGTGGCATGTGCCGTTGTTCCTGCTCACCGGCACGACGCAGGCCGAGACCGGGCTGGACAGCTGGGAGACGCTGTTCTTCTTCGCGGCGTTCGTGCCGATGAGCTACACGATCTGGGTGGTGTCGGAGCGGATGCGCGGCGGGGTCGCCGCGGCCGTCGCGGTGCATTTCGCGAGCAACGGCGCGGCCGGCCTGTTCCCGACGTCCTCGACCGCCGGCGCGCTCGTGGCCACGGCGGTGGCCACCGTGATCGCCGTGGCGCTGCACGTACTGGTCGGCCGTAACGGCGTCGCCCGCTGCCGTCGCGCACCGGGACGCCACCGGCGTGCCCGGAGGCGCCTGAGCCCACGTACCACCTTCGATCGACGCGAGCGGCGGGCCACCGCGTGTTCAATGGCTGCGTGA